A genomic window from Xyrauchen texanus isolate HMW12.3.18 chromosome 15, RBS_HiC_50CHRs, whole genome shotgun sequence includes:
- the LOC127655521 gene encoding casein kinase II subunit alpha-like: MSGPVPSRARVYPDVNTQRSREYWDYESHVVDWGNQDDYQLVRKLGRGKYSEVFEAINITNNEKVVVKMLKPVKKKKIKREIKILENLRGGPNIISLLDIVKDPVSRTPALVFEHVNNTDFKQLYQTLSDYDIRFYMYEILKALDYCHSMGIMHRDVKPHNVMIDNEHRKLRLIDWGLAEFYHPNQEYNVRVASRYFKGPELLVDYQMYDYSLDMWSLGCMLASMIFRKEPFFHGHDNYDQLVRIAKVLGTEDLYDYIDKYNIELDPRFNDILGRHSRKRWERFVHSDNQHLVSTEALDFLDKLLHYDHQERLTAREAMDHPYFYPIVKDQGRGAPASGIAASSTPVSSSSLMAGITSMTPSIQPNIANMSAGSPVIPAPNTMATQVPTAAGAQP; encoded by the exons ATGTCTGGCCCTGTCCCGAGTCGCGCTCGAGTTTACCCTGATGTAAACACACAGCGATCCAGAGAGTACTGGGACTACGAATCCCACGTGGTAGACTGGGG AAATCAAGATGACTATCAGTTAGTGCGAAAGCTCGGCCGGGGAAAATACAGTGAAGTGTTTGAAGCCATAAACATCACAAACAATGAGAAAGTAGTTGTCAAAATGCTCAAG ccagtgaaaaagaagaaaattaaaCGAGAAATAAAAATTCTGGAGAACTTAAGAGGAGGCCCAAACATCATATCACTTTTAGACATCGTAAAGGATCCTGTG TCACGAACGCCAGCTCtggtttttgagcatgttaacaATACAGACTTCAAG CAACTGTATCAAACATTATCAGACTATGACATCCGCTTCTACATGTATGAAATTCTGAAG GCTCTGGACTACTGCCACAGTATGGGAATAATGCACAGAGACGTAAAACCACACAATGTCATGATCGACAATGAGCACAGAAAG CTTCGTCTGATTGATTGGGGTTTGGCAGAGTTTTACCACCCAAACCAGGAGTACAATGTACGGGTGGCATCCCGTTATTTTAAAGGCCCTGAACTCCTTGTGGATTACCAG ATGTACGACTACAGTCTGGATATGTGGAGTCTTGGATGCATGCTAGCAAGTATGATCTTCAGGAAGGAACCGTTTTTCCATGGACATGACAACTATGACCAG CTGGTTCGGATTGCAAAGGTTCTGGGTACAGAGGACCTGTATGATTACATTGACAAATACAACATTGAGCTGGACCCACGCTTTAATGACATTTTGGGCAG ACACTCCAGGAAGAGATGGGAGCGGTTTGTGCACAGTGACAATCAGCATCTGGTCAGTACAGAGGCTCTGGATTTTCTGGACAAGCTGCTACATTACGACCACCAGGAACGATTGACGGCCCGTGAGGCCATGGACCACCCTtacttct aCCCCATAGTTAAAGACCAGGGCAGAGGAGCGCCAGCTTCAGGAATTGCTGCCAGTTCCACACCAGTCAGCTCTTCTAGCTTGATGGCAG GCATCACCTCAATGACTCCGAGCATACAGCCTAACATCGCCAACATGAGCGCTGGCTCGCCTGTCATTCCTGCCCCAAACACAATGGCCACACAAGTGCCCACTGCCGCTGGAGCCCAGCCCTGA